The Leptospira sp. WS39.C2 genome window below encodes:
- a CDS encoding UvrD-helicase domain-containing protein, which yields MDHPLSKQKQFIEASAGTGKTHLIMKMLGDVMTHDVTNKIKENRLLNFLILTFTEKAAGELKTRLKFKILELYDQGKNPEYYHYLRDLDQITISTIHGFCNMILSEYPVETQSNPNVRLISNEELVKRKFYDLKRKEWGRRDKDTLANDILISNLFKKEDLIIYTTNKLLADTKNYEFPKFLSIHECLESAINLELETQIIEICDTLAGPIGDSIFKQGNKSTIQKWMDNWFELRSFAMAIQNRDIKTLTDQIKKISKLSRSIDKEEGSGFQYFLLLGKTVAKNLNEETKSFQSKLNRTVSFLNETFPLNQLDFKGSIFLQDTVGMLLSETKSIFEESEFLTYDQMILKVYDCIVRNPNQTLIQSIKERFNVCILDEFQDTDKNQYQIFKTLFLEQNSSSRMLFCIGDPKQSIYGFRGADIGIYLEASKDFEGSKSTLETNYRSTKELIAGLNFLFYDDTKEFGATHFFPIEEPGSKKENYLYKIVSAPDPADIKYKYSDPNESAIHIFNFEERFSNLNKTKNIWAETIKNEILNIKNTTTTIPYHKKGEPNLLQIKLKDIAILCGNKKETELVEANLTKAGIPCSIYKQRGIYQSREADQIENLLECLLSTNSSQSYKRILFSDIFCIQPNDINKFDEHSIDSYEKSLIDKWQRLIRDNRFATFFRSVMDETKLFWKEGANTLEWERKRTNIRQIFQKLIEVQMETNCNLEELLSSLRQLKQKKHSPEEEPLFDRETEADAVQILTIHASKGLEWPVVFLFYFGSRSPNLTNYEFPIEINKNAVIDRKWILSLWNANSDKEDESKHFLNEQKRLLYVALTRPNLRLYLPKIIWGTTKKEDSIPNTGYSKILYPELLRIQNKTSENIDFKNYFVFRSPNDFKSNENFNKESEAKVSDQKTPSPILYPSEIKIGRVLLQHSYTSLQSNEKNLQIVQNGQEKEIEETQEIVADINLQQLPSSAMVGNFLHNILELSDFSIYELSLEELIKNKAWKWAYENSFSRYPIDTSNLEINTESTVATLLKSAMMATLILADGNELKLSELKEEEKSSELKFHLLLQKLLLESGATLTEGFEHYLKGAIDLVFIKNNKFYIVDYKSNLLPNHDYSKSAVEHAVREKGYLFQKSVYSFILFEYLKSLFGAEVALQKFGGVFYLFLRGMNGKNQTGIYSDLKLSENDWTLQDFESIKKEVMVYIRNASDHLEKVYS from the coding sequence ATGGACCATCCTTTAAGTAAACAAAAACAATTCATAGAAGCATCAGCAGGTACAGGAAAAACACATTTAATCATGAAAATGTTAGGTGATGTTATGACCCATGATGTAACAAATAAAATTAAAGAAAATAGACTACTCAACTTTTTAATTTTGACATTTACTGAAAAAGCTGCTGGAGAATTAAAAACCAGGCTTAAATTTAAAATCTTAGAACTTTATGACCAAGGGAAAAATCCAGAATATTATCATTACCTTAGGGACTTAGATCAAATCACTATTTCCACCATTCATGGATTTTGTAATATGATTTTGTCAGAATACCCCGTCGAAACACAAAGTAATCCAAATGTACGTCTTATATCAAATGAAGAATTGGTTAAGAGAAAATTTTATGATTTAAAAAGAAAAGAATGGGGCAGAAGGGACAAAGATACATTAGCAAATGATATCCTCATTTCGAATCTCTTTAAAAAAGAAGATCTAATCATTTACACAACTAATAAACTTTTGGCTGACACAAAAAATTATGAATTCCCAAAATTTTTATCAATTCATGAATGTTTAGAGTCAGCTATAAACCTCGAACTTGAAACTCAAATAATAGAAATTTGCGACACACTGGCTGGACCTATTGGAGATTCCATTTTCAAACAAGGGAATAAAAGTACGATCCAGAAATGGATGGACAATTGGTTTGAACTTCGATCATTTGCAATGGCGATTCAAAACCGCGATATAAAAACATTAACGGATCAAATCAAAAAAATCTCAAAACTTAGCCGATCAATAGACAAAGAAGAAGGATCTGGTTTCCAATATTTTCTCTTATTAGGAAAGACAGTAGCAAAAAATCTAAATGAAGAAACGAAATCATTTCAAAGTAAACTTAATAGAACTGTTTCCTTTTTGAATGAAACTTTCCCGTTAAACCAACTCGATTTTAAAGGATCAATTTTTCTACAAGACACAGTTGGAATGTTATTGTCGGAAACAAAATCTATATTTGAAGAAAGTGAATTTTTAACTTATGATCAAATGATTTTGAAAGTTTATGATTGTATTGTTCGAAATCCAAACCAAACATTGATCCAATCAATCAAAGAAAGATTCAATGTCTGCATATTAGATGAATTCCAAGATACAGACAAAAACCAGTACCAAATATTCAAAACTTTATTTTTGGAACAAAACTCCAGCTCACGAATGTTATTTTGTATCGGAGATCCAAAACAAAGTATTTATGGATTCCGTGGAGCGGACATTGGAATTTATTTGGAAGCATCAAAAGACTTTGAAGGCTCCAAATCGACATTGGAAACTAATTATCGTTCAACGAAAGAGTTAATAGCTGGGTTAAATTTTCTTTTTTATGATGATACTAAAGAATTCGGTGCAACTCATTTTTTCCCAATTGAAGAACCAGGATCAAAAAAGGAAAACTATTTGTACAAAATAGTTTCTGCACCGGATCCAGCAGATATTAAGTACAAATATAGTGACCCGAACGAATCGGCGATTCATATATTTAATTTTGAAGAACGTTTCAGTAACCTCAATAAAACCAAAAACATTTGGGCAGAAACAATCAAAAATGAAATCTTAAACATCAAAAACACAACTACCACAATTCCATATCATAAAAAAGGAGAACCCAACCTACTTCAAATTAAACTGAAAGATATCGCAATCCTTTGTGGGAATAAAAAAGAAACAGAATTAGTAGAAGCTAATTTAACAAAAGCTGGGATTCCTTGTTCTATTTACAAACAAAGAGGGATCTACCAATCCAGAGAAGCAGATCAAATCGAAAATCTTCTAGAATGTTTGCTGAGTACCAACTCTTCTCAAAGTTATAAGAGAATACTTTTCTCAGACATCTTTTGCATCCAACCAAATGATATAAACAAATTTGATGAACATTCTATTGATTCTTATGAAAAATCTCTAATTGATAAGTGGCAAAGACTCATCAGAGACAATCGTTTTGCAACATTCTTTCGTTCAGTAATGGATGAGACAAAATTATTTTGGAAAGAAGGAGCAAATACACTTGAATGGGAAAGGAAACGAACAAACATTCGTCAAATTTTCCAAAAACTGATCGAAGTGCAGATGGAGACAAATTGTAACCTTGAAGAATTATTATCCAGTTTACGACAATTAAAGCAGAAAAAACACTCGCCGGAAGAAGAACCACTCTTTGACAGAGAAACAGAAGCAGATGCAGTTCAAATTCTAACAATCCATGCATCAAAAGGATTAGAATGGCCTGTTGTATTCCTATTTTATTTTGGAAGTCGTTCTCCCAACTTAACAAATTATGAATTTCCAATTGAGATAAACAAAAATGCAGTTATCGATAGAAAATGGATTCTAAGTTTATGGAATGCTAATTCCGACAAAGAAGATGAATCCAAACATTTTCTAAATGAACAGAAACGATTGTTATATGTTGCATTAACAAGGCCAAATTTGCGACTTTATCTTCCAAAAATAATTTGGGGAACAACTAAAAAAGAAGACTCCATTCCAAACACTGGTTACAGTAAAATTCTATATCCAGAACTTTTGAGAATACAAAACAAAACTTCTGAAAACATAGATTTCAAAAACTATTTTGTTTTCCGTTCCCCTAATGATTTTAAATCGAATGAAAATTTCAACAAAGAATCGGAAGCAAAAGTTAGTGATCAAAAAACACCCTCCCCTATCCTTTATCCTTCAGAAATCAAAATAGGCAGAGTTCTTTTACAACATAGTTATACAAGTTTACAATCTAATGAAAAAAACTTACAAATTGTACAAAATGGCCAAGAAAAGGAAATAGAAGAAACACAAGAAATTGTAGCAGATATAAACCTTCAACAATTGCCATCAAGTGCAATGGTCGGGAATTTCCTTCACAACATCTTGGAGCTCTCTGATTTTTCCATTTATGAATTGAGTTTGGAAGAATTAATAAAAAATAAAGCCTGGAAATGGGCTTATGAAAATTCTTTTTCTCGTTACCCAATTGATACTTCAAACCTTGAAATAAATACCGAATCCACTGTCGCAACTTTATTAAAAAGTGCAATGATGGCTACACTCATACTAGCCGATGGTAATGAATTGAAATTAAGCGAACTAAAAGAAGAAGAAAAATCTTCTGAATTAAAGTTTCATCTCTTACTACAAAAATTATTACTTGAAAGTGGTGCAACTTTAACAGAAGGATTTGAACATTATTTAAAAGGTGCAATTGATTTGGTATTTATCAAAAACAATAAATTCTATATTGTTGATTATAAATCCAATTTATTACCTAACCATGACTATAGTAAAAGTGCCGTAGAGCACGCTGTCCGTGAAAAGGGTTATTTATTCCAAAAGTCAGTTTATTCGTTCATCCTATTCGAATACTTAAAATCACTTTTTGGAGCCGAAGTAGCATTACAAAAATTTGGTGGTGTTTTCTATTTATTTTTGAGAGGGATGAATGGCAAAAATCAAACTGGAATTTATTCAGACTTAAAACTTTCTGAAAACGATTGGACATTGCAAGATTTCGAATCAATTAAAAAAGAAGTTATGGTTTATATTAGAAATGCATCTGATCATTTAGAAAAGGTTTATTCATGA
- the recD gene encoding exodeoxyribonuclease V subunit alpha: protein MKLVNNAILSFAKSLQISYPNWDQSTINTISELMQQTLSGDLYVTITDLTLVNHIRDKFPFVVETVNSENRVYLQKSYSEKVKFENQFKSFLDYKTTHRQTDNLNGGNLSALIETLEKEAKVSLAEEQKKTISDVIQSNFRIISGGPGTGKTTVVSFILKSLERLKLLPENERVALVAPTGRASQRLTESIQKNLEKFPNHQTDVKKFRGQTIHHLLKINPTNNQSKYGEKRYLPYDLIIIDETSMVDLKLMNLFFSAIHFDTQIILLGDPNQLPSVGQGEVLTDLIFTLKKKKDFLSELTKNHRFSDQSEFSIFAEAVKTSFDQDEKTINFPKPTLISKSDWKSEKDFVWLQGDRTNKKDDKGQNQILDFEQDSLVEFLWDELFLPTAMYTSKLNWNSEDLKVPLNKVKFETLINDYRCLTILRNGYFGIESIQNRILQFAKKYITNNSNQTHLTYKHLSKSFYFEGMPIIIKTNDQIRKLFNGDIGLVVKINNELRAVFPIEEKLYSFALDTLPDHEPAFFLTIHKSQGSEYKSIFLYLPPIVSFDSSEENTNSLLNRRILYTAITRAKEKVILLGDTNTWEFGLSSFRRRYTGIQIS, encoded by the coding sequence ATGAAATTAGTAAACAATGCCATACTTTCCTTTGCAAAATCACTTCAGATTTCGTATCCAAATTGGGACCAATCTACTATAAATACAATATCAGAACTTATGCAACAAACTTTGTCAGGGGATTTATATGTAACCATCACCGATTTAACTTTGGTCAACCATATCAGAGATAAATTTCCATTCGTTGTGGAAACAGTTAACTCTGAAAACAGAGTTTATCTTCAGAAAAGTTATTCTGAAAAAGTAAAATTTGAAAATCAATTTAAATCATTTTTAGATTATAAAACGACCCACAGACAAACAGATAATTTAAATGGGGGAAATTTATCTGCTCTCATTGAAACATTAGAAAAAGAAGCAAAGGTTTCCTTAGCTGAAGAACAAAAAAAAACTATTTCAGATGTCATTCAATCAAATTTTAGAATCATCTCTGGTGGGCCCGGTACTGGGAAAACAACCGTTGTTTCTTTCATTCTAAAATCATTAGAAAGATTAAAATTACTTCCAGAAAACGAAAGAGTCGCACTTGTGGCACCTACTGGTAGAGCCTCCCAACGACTAACCGAATCAATTCAAAAAAACTTAGAAAAATTTCCAAACCATCAAACCGATGTTAAAAAATTCAGAGGTCAAACCATTCATCATTTGTTAAAAATAAATCCAACAAACAACCAATCGAAGTATGGAGAAAAACGTTACCTCCCTTATGATTTGATCATCATAGATGAAACATCAATGGTTGATTTGAAATTAATGAATTTATTTTTTTCTGCTATTCATTTTGATACGCAAATTATATTACTGGGAGACCCCAATCAACTTCCTTCCGTTGGACAAGGGGAAGTTTTAACAGACTTGATTTTCACTTTAAAAAAGAAAAAAGATTTTTTATCAGAACTGACCAAAAACCATCGTTTCTCCGATCAATCCGAGTTTAGTATTTTTGCAGAAGCAGTGAAAACTTCGTTTGATCAAGATGAGAAAACTATCAATTTTCCGAAACCAACTCTGATTTCAAAATCAGATTGGAAGTCAGAAAAAGATTTTGTTTGGTTACAAGGTGATCGAACAAACAAAAAAGACGATAAGGGACAAAATCAAATATTGGATTTTGAACAAGATAGTTTAGTAGAATTCCTTTGGGATGAACTATTTTTACCAACGGCAATGTATACTTCAAAATTGAATTGGAATTCAGAAGACTTAAAAGTTCCACTGAACAAAGTTAAATTTGAAACCTTGATCAATGATTACCGATGTTTAACGATCCTTAGAAATGGATACTTTGGAATCGAATCCATCCAAAATCGAATATTGCAATTTGCGAAAAAATATATAACAAACAATTCCAATCAAACCCATCTGACCTATAAACATTTGTCAAAATCATTTTATTTTGAAGGGATGCCAATCATCATCAAAACGAACGATCAGATTCGAAAATTGTTTAATGGTGATATTGGCTTGGTAGTTAAAATTAATAATGAACTACGAGCTGTATTTCCAATAGAAGAGAAATTATATTCTTTCGCTTTAGATACCTTACCAGACCATGAACCTGCTTTTTTCCTAACCATTCATAAAAGCCAAGGCTCTGAATATAAATCCATATTTTTATACTTACCACCAATTGTTTCCTTTGATTCCTCTGAAGAAAATACAAACTCATTATTAAATCGGCGAATTTTATATACAGCTATTACACGAGCAAAAGAAAAAGTAATCCTTTTAGGCGATACGAATACTTGGGAATTTGGATTAAGCTCGTTTCGAAGGAGGTATACAGGGATACAAATTTCCTAG
- a CDS encoding TonB-dependent receptor plug domain-containing protein, whose product MFRFFFFGLVVCFIFFNNLYPQSLSEISGEKDLNSKSSNKNEKPKHGVSGEQPNLDKLDRSNMITVTGTRRKNLLKDSTITTEVITKKDIDDMGARDLSQTLGNVPGIEVRPAQSGERGQTVRLQGLSAQNVLILVDGQRTTGRFSGSIDLTRFKVEDIERIEIVKGASSAIYGSDAIAGVINIITKEAQDPLYAEFRSLGGSGSERYFGPYMEFRNYASVGAKSDKLSTLFTVGWHKGEGYDLTPDATNGPRNGRYASLAPGYNPYPNEIPLVNQYILATRFPGYTPPLESTSGSAFQDMNLSNKTVYRATDSLTLTGQFYYRHLDQSAVDATLPRTVYDRRNKTHDFMGAFNVDWAASQKINLNLNANYSRFQDLYTTDQRKADDLDSQQRTDNAVTEFRSRIDYKFSENHITSVGAENLQDQISSARIAPDCRRTYPNICFEDFNPTLTKGQTINGNAYRFRNAFYIQDEWRVSDKPRIQIVPGIRYDHDSIYGGEWLPKLAIRYDVTDQFRFRAANGLGYRAPSFQDLYFNFLNPGVGYRVVGNSDLKPELSRSYNFGWEWDITKRIWYSSNLFHNNVDNLIGFRTNPVRDNSGLMVYQTSNYQKAMTQGIETSLNVRMTDILTTSVGYTYTDSRDELTKLPLEGRGKHRWNFSVRVDEKSSGISLSIFAVVFGKQPYYCVKNPFWCNPDLPSNFDVLETVINQESQTMIQNTLGTLPTVVSDYCADNNLSYCTVSPTYGYRMVNPYTNLNLRLSQRFFGHFQWFVGVDNALDAWDLQYNPQRPKFYYFGLDGKFAFSEVKLKEGDS is encoded by the coding sequence ATGTTCAGATTTTTTTTCTTCGGGTTGGTTGTATGTTTTATTTTCTTTAATAACTTATACCCACAATCGTTATCGGAGATTTCTGGAGAAAAAGATCTGAACTCAAAAAGTTCAAATAAAAACGAAAAACCGAAACATGGAGTCAGTGGAGAACAACCGAATTTAGATAAATTGGATCGATCGAATATGATTACTGTAACGGGCACAAGGCGGAAAAATTTACTAAAAGATTCAACAATTACCACTGAAGTGATCACTAAAAAAGATATAGATGATATGGGTGCCAGGGACTTATCACAAACGTTAGGCAATGTTCCTGGTATTGAGGTGAGGCCTGCACAATCAGGGGAAAGAGGTCAAACTGTTCGATTGCAAGGGTTATCTGCTCAAAATGTTTTGATTCTAGTGGATGGCCAAAGGACAACCGGACGATTTAGTGGATCCATTGATCTTACTCGATTCAAAGTAGAAGATATTGAACGTATTGAAATTGTAAAAGGTGCTTCATCTGCAATTTATGGCTCTGATGCGATTGCGGGAGTGATCAATATAATAACGAAGGAAGCACAAGACCCACTTTATGCAGAATTTCGATCTTTAGGTGGTTCTGGAAGTGAAAGATACTTTGGCCCTTATATGGAATTTCGTAATTATGCTTCTGTTGGTGCCAAGTCAGATAAACTTTCTACTTTGTTTACAGTCGGATGGCATAAAGGGGAAGGTTATGACCTCACTCCAGATGCCACTAATGGACCACGAAATGGACGTTATGCGTCACTTGCACCTGGATATAATCCTTACCCAAACGAAATCCCACTTGTGAACCAATACATTTTGGCTACTCGTTTCCCAGGTTACACTCCTCCTTTAGAATCAACTTCTGGAAGTGCATTTCAGGACATGAATCTATCGAACAAAACGGTTTATCGAGCTACAGACTCACTGACATTGACAGGTCAATTTTATTATCGGCATTTGGACCAATCGGCAGTTGATGCAACTCTTCCTAGGACAGTATATGATAGGAGAAATAAAACACATGATTTTATGGGTGCTTTTAACGTAGATTGGGCGGCATCTCAAAAAATTAACTTAAATCTTAATGCCAATTATTCCAGATTTCAAGATTTGTATACTACTGACCAACGTAAAGCTGATGATTTAGATTCACAACAGAGAACTGATAATGCTGTAACGGAATTTAGATCTAGAATTGATTATAAGTTTTCAGAAAATCATATAACATCTGTTGGGGCAGAAAATCTCCAAGATCAAATTTCTTCTGCAAGAATAGCTCCTGATTGCCGACGGACTTACCCAAACATTTGTTTTGAAGATTTTAATCCTACATTAACAAAAGGACAGACGATCAATGGGAATGCATATCGTTTTAGGAATGCTTTTTACATCCAAGATGAATGGAGAGTTTCTGATAAACCGAGAATTCAAATAGTTCCTGGAATACGTTATGACCATGATTCTATTTATGGAGGGGAGTGGTTGCCAAAACTTGCGATACGATATGATGTAACAGATCAATTTCGATTCCGTGCCGCAAATGGTTTAGGGTATAGGGCACCTAGTTTCCAAGATTTATACTTCAATTTTTTAAACCCTGGAGTAGGTTATCGTGTTGTAGGGAATTCTGATTTAAAACCAGAATTATCGCGAAGTTATAATTTTGGTTGGGAATGGGACATTACTAAACGGATTTGGTATAGTTCCAATTTATTTCATAATAATGTAGATAATCTTATCGGTTTTCGAACAAATCCAGTTAGAGATAACTCTGGTCTGATGGTGTATCAAACATCTAACTACCAAAAGGCTATGACGCAAGGTATTGAAACTTCCCTTAATGTTCGGATGACAGACATTCTTACGACAAGTGTGGGATATACTTACACAGATAGTAGAGATGAATTGACGAAGTTGCCTTTAGAGGGAAGAGGAAAACATCGTTGGAATTTTAGTGTGCGAGTCGATGAAAAATCAAGTGGAATTTCATTGTCTATCTTTGCTGTAGTATTTGGAAAACAACCTTATTACTGTGTTAAAAATCCGTTTTGGTGTAATCCTGATTTACCTTCTAATTTTGATGTGTTGGAAACTGTGATCAACCAAGAGTCACAAACAATGATCCAAAATACACTCGGAACTTTGCCAACCGTTGTATCAGACTATTGTGCTGATAATAATCTTTCGTATTGTACTGTAAGTCCAACATACGGGTATAGGATGGTAAATCCGTATACAAATTTGAATCTTAGACTTTCACAAAGATTTTTTGGTCACTTCCAATGGTTTGTTGGAGTAGATAATGCTTTGGATGCTTGGGATTTACAATACAACCCACAACGCCCAAAATTTTATTATTTCGGATTAGATGGGAAATTTGCTTTCAGCGAAGTGAAGTTAAAGGAAGGAGATTCTTAA
- a CDS encoding HmuY family protein: MFNINFNNLIRISFVIFLGFFQSFCSMNPKSEDSSAALLFLLSGENTNNLPCTAVPNNAVVTTGSFTTSANASSACVWVYVSLKSNGVLTEATNQWDITFKRYNVATNGGTSGSGSGGACDSGSTNFSNTFNGSECTNIVDVKLSSAGGGPVSASSESINPVMAAPLDLSPMPSGYGTWYSYSNGILTAKTKVYIITGSDGSKYAIQFLDYYSVAGTSGYPKFQWKKL, from the coding sequence ATGTTTAATATCAATTTTAATAATTTAATTAGAATTTCCTTTGTAATCTTTTTAGGTTTTTTTCAAAGTTTTTGTTCCATGAATCCTAAATCAGAGGATAGTTCGGCAGCTTTATTGTTTTTGTTATCTGGTGAGAATACAAACAATTTACCATGCACTGCAGTTCCAAATAATGCAGTAGTCACGACGGGTTCTTTTACCACATCTGCGAATGCATCCTCGGCATGTGTTTGGGTCTATGTGAGTTTGAAATCAAATGGTGTTCTAACTGAAGCTACTAACCAATGGGATATTACATTCAAACGTTACAATGTGGCAACAAATGGTGGGACAAGTGGGTCTGGGTCTGGAGGAGCATGTGATTCTGGATCAACAAACTTTTCTAATACATTCAATGGTTCAGAATGCACCAATATTGTTGATGTAAAATTATCAAGTGCTGGTGGAGGTCCTGTATCTGCTTCTTCAGAAAGTATCAATCCAGTGATGGCAGCACCATTGGATTTGTCTCCTATGCCATCTGGATATGGCACTTGGTATTCCTATTCAAATGGAATTTTAACAGCAAAGACAAAAGTATACATAATCACAGGTAGTGATGGTTCTAAGTATGCTATCCAATTTTTAGATTATTATAGTGTAGCTGGAACATCTGGCTATCCAAAGTTTCAGTGGAAAAAATTGTGA
- a CDS encoding hemin ABC transporter substrate-binding protein, whose product MKLLTLRYIVPNRTSLSNSLLLTSFLFSFTLFAETKDRIVSVNGTVTEIIYALQVNPLLVAVDSTSYYPKETSSLPNVGYQRTLTTEGILSFKPTFLIGLETAGPKQTIQNLRDTNIKVTLFADEYQLDTPAKRVLEIGKLFGKEKEAETLAKQIRTQIQSLKLKKTNVKVLFIYSRNPSSVFISGTGTAAHSMIELSGAKNAITEFIEYKPLTTEALVKANPDIILMPEKSAEGFGGTNAIWGIQGIELTRAGKEKNLILVDDLLLLGFGPRLPIVLKTLNEKWKQME is encoded by the coding sequence ATGAAACTACTTACGCTTAGATACATTGTCCCTAATCGGACTTCCCTCTCCAATAGCCTTCTCTTAACATCCTTTCTATTCAGTTTCACATTATTTGCAGAAACAAAAGATAGAATTGTCTCAGTCAATGGCACAGTGACAGAAATCATCTATGCATTACAAGTGAATCCATTACTCGTTGCTGTTGACTCTACTTCTTATTACCCTAAAGAAACTTCTTCGTTACCTAACGTTGGTTACCAAAGGACATTAACAACAGAAGGAATCTTAAGTTTTAAACCAACATTCCTTATCGGGTTGGAAACGGCTGGTCCAAAACAAACCATCCAAAACCTACGCGATACAAACATTAAAGTTACTTTATTTGCAGATGAATACCAATTGGATACACCTGCGAAACGAGTATTAGAAATTGGAAAATTATTTGGGAAAGAAAAAGAAGCAGAGACCCTTGCCAAACAAATTCGAACACAAATCCAATCATTAAAATTGAAAAAAACAAACGTCAAAGTTTTGTTTATTTATTCACGTAATCCAAGTTCTGTTTTTATTTCAGGCACTGGCACTGCTGCTCATTCAATGATTGAGTTATCTGGGGCAAAAAATGCAATCACTGAATTTATTGAGTATAAACCTTTAACCACAGAAGCCTTAGTAAAAGCAAATCCAGATATCATCTTAATGCCTGAAAAATCAGCAGAAGGATTTGGTGGAACAAATGCAATCTGGGGAATTCAAGGTATAGAACTTACTAGAGCCGGAAAAGAAAAAAACTTAATTTTAGTCGATGATTTACTTTTGTTAGGCTTTGGCCCGAGACTCCCAATTGTTTTAAAAACTTTAAATGAAAAATGGAAACAAATGGAATGA